From the Juglans microcarpa x Juglans regia isolate MS1-56 chromosome 3D, Jm3101_v1.0, whole genome shotgun sequence genome, the window ATGACACATCACATAGCATTCAAACAACAAATAAGCATTGACAGAGCACAAGGACATTGAAACAGCACATACCATTGAAACACACACGAAGCATGCAAACAGAACATAGCAATAGATCTGCACAGACCAACCCGTGGGTGTACAGACCAGTCCTTGCATCAATCGAAACATCACATAGTAATCAAACCAAACAGAACACGAATAATCTCAGTGGACATAGCAGTAATACCCATTTCCAATaagaaaaatgcacaaatcgaaCCCATATAGGTAACCCGTGAGAActctagggtttttctttttaaaaaccTAGATCTCAAAATCCAGCCATGGAGGAACCGTATTGGGGGTCAAATGGGGTAGAGAACCTCGGTGTAGACAGCCATGGAAGATCGCAGATGGAGGAGAGTTCTCCATGGGGGAAGCCGAACAGTCGTGACTACATAATGGGCATAGGGGAACCTATGAGATTAGGGAAACTGAATGTGAGGGAAGGGATTGGACTTATAGTGATGAGAGGATGGAGATGAGGTCGTCGATGGTGGCCGTGGTGCGAGGGAGGGGCCAAAACCACGAACGCAGCCAACAGTCGAAGGAAGGGGACGCGGAAGGGAACCCAGAAACCAACCAACAATTTCGGTTTGGAAGGAACAGTCGATCCCCATATTTGGGGATACACTATAGCATCCCCATCCATTCACCACAAAATGGGGAATGGAATGGGGAGGGGTTTGGGCAAAAACCCCATATTTTTCCCTAAAATTTGGGGATTTTGGAGATATAGAGAACGGGTTGTGAATGCTCTAACAAGAGATTGACGGacgagaaataatatttgcaatccTAGAGTGTACAAGTCTCGtgcctttgaaaaaagtggataattgtgactcacatgaaaaaaaaattatttttaataatagaccctactttttttcaaaataagtacgCGAGACTTGCACACTCTAAAATTGTATCTTGTATAACTCTTGACGAGTTATCCAAGTGCGAATTTcttaaaatacaaatatcaaTTTTGCAAAATTTGAAAACCGAGCTCTTAGATTGCAAAACTgatacttcttttttttttgaaataaacctcAATACTTCATTGATCAAACTTTAAGTAATAcaaagtttatatttttccaGGCAGTTTACAATAAAAACTGGAATTTTTTCAATCCATATCTTAGCTTCTACTAACTTCAAAGTTTCCTTAGCTAGTGTGTGAGccactatatttttttctctatatgcaAAATGTAAAGACCAATTTGGTCTATTTTTGAACACTGAACGTATATCTTCAACTAAAGAACCAACACTGGACAGATCTTCCTCCTCACTGTTAATAGTTGTAACAATAGCCTCGACATCTCCTTCAAACATAACCTTTTGAATGTTCAACTCATTACACAACTCCAATGCCTTCCAGAGTGCATGACATTCTACCATTGATGGATCTTGAACATGCTTCCTCTAATCACAAATAGCCACCATTGCCTCTCCCTTCTCATCTCTAATCATAATTCTCACTCccattctctttctctttaaatctAATGATGTATCCCAGTTAACCTTCACGAAATCAACCTCTGGTTTTTGTCATTTGTGTTTGTTACCGTCTGCATTTGATGGATGATCATCCTACCTCTGTGCCCTTTGTGAATTCCTATACTCATCAAGCCATACTTTAGCTGAATTAAGGATTTTCCTAGGACAAGAGAATTTCTCCTCGAATACACTTTCATTCCTCCTAAACCACACTCTTCTGAATATGACTGCCATATCTTCAAGCTGTGACATATTTAATCTTGCCATCAATTTCTCCCACTGCTGCATAAAGTCAACCTCCTTACAGCTCAATTTTTGTACTATGCTTCTCTCATCAGCCCATATATCGTTTGCTATTGTGCACTCCCAAAGAGCATGCATGACTGATTCTTCTTCTGCAAAACAAATGGGGCAACTTTGGTCCTGCactattttccttttgaataaGTTCTTCTTGGTGGGAAGCAAATTATTTCTTGCTTTACATAAAAACAACTTGAACACTCCTGGAACTTCTAGATCCCAAATATTCCTTCATCTCTTATCTTCCATTTCTGCATCTGAACATGAACCTTTTCTACTTCTCAGTCTTTCAAGTTGCAAATAATATGCACTGCTGACAGTAAAAACCCCTTTCTTTGATGGACCCCATATTATCTTATCTTGTACATTTCCTCTACCTAAgggaatattgagaatttgCTCAGTCTCTTCACTTGAAAAAATGGATCTCACTCTTCCTTCATCCCATACCCTATTTTGTTTGTCAATCAAATCTTCCACCTTTGAATCTCCCCTCTGTACAGACATTGCTGACTAAACTGAAAAGGATGATGGagttggcaaccatttagaGCCCCAAATCTGAATCTTACTCCCATCCCCCACTCTCCACTTTAAGCCTTCATGAAGCAGATCTCTTACAGACCAAATGCTCCTCCATATAAATGAGGGTTGATAGCCAAGTTTTGCCTCCAATAAATTTGATTGCCCAAAATACTTCTCCTTAAAAACCATAGCTGCTAGAGAATCAGGATATTTAAGAAGCCTCCATCCCTGCTTTGTTAAGAGAGCTAAATTAAAGCTCTCCAAGTCCCTAAATCCCAGGCCTCCCTTTCCTTTTTGCAATCCCAAATATTCCCATTTCTTCCATTGGATACCCCCATCCTTATGTTGTTTCCTCCACCAGAATTTAGAAAATAACCCATTCATATCCTTGCACAACTTCGCAGGAAGCTTGAACACGCTCATGGTATATGTAGGGATGGATTGAAGTACAGCCTTTATCAATACTTCTTTTCTAGCTTGTCAAAGAAAGCTATTTTTCCAGCTGGAAATCCTCTGCCAGACCCTATCTTTTAAGACTCTAAAAGAGTTGTATTTAGATCTTCCTACCAGAGCTGGAAGACCTAGATATCTCTCATAACTACCACAAACAACAGAAGCCCTAGCAGCCATAATCCTTCTCTTATCTTCCTCCTTGGTGTTGCTACTGAAAAAGATAGATGTCTTCCTTTTGTTCAGAAACTGTCCTGAGGCTTGTTCATATTTGTTTAACAACTCTTGAATCTTATCCCATTCTTCCAATTTGCCTCTTCCAAATAGTATaaaatcatctgcaaagaggAGATGATTGATACTTGTCCCCCCTCGAGTCACTTGCACACCTCTAATCAAATTCTGTTTCTCATAGCAGTTAAGCATTGAGCTCAGCCCCTCAGCACAAAGGATAAAAAGGTAAGGTGACAAAGGATCACCCTGCCTTAACCCTCTTGAAGGCTTAAAAATGTGACCTACCTTTCCATTAATCAGCACTGAAAAAGTTACTGAGCACACACATTTCATGATGAGCTTTACCCATTTCTCACAGAAACTAGGCCTTAACATTACTACCTTTAAGAACTTCCATTCTATTCGATCATAGGTCTTGGACATGTCCAACTTGATGGCCATACTTCCCACCCTCCccttcttccttgttttcatgGAATGTAACATTTCATATGCTATCATAATGCTGTCACTTATCATTCTTCCCGGTAGAAAAGCACTTTGAGtgggagaaatgatatttggtAACACTTTCTTGAATCGTTAGTGATGGTTTTTGatacaattttataaatgacattATAGAGACTGATGGGTCTAAAATCACTAACCATCTTAGGGTCTTTCACTTTAGGAATCAAAGCAATGAAAGTATAATTAAGAGCAAAGTCCATAGAGTTACCATTTAGAACAGGTAAGGTTGCCTGACACACTTCCTCAGCTACCACCTTCCaatgattttggaaaaaaaaggcTCCAAACCCATCTGGACCCGGGGACTTTAAGGGTCCCATTTGCTTAACTGCCTCTTCCACCTCCTCCCTTGAAAAGCTCCTCGAGATCCAATCATTCATGTTTGAGATAACCTTTGCTTCAATGCCTCCAATACAGTCCTCCAAATCCACTCTATTTGGATTGTTTGTCTAAAAAAGTTTCATAAAGTACTTTCTGAAagttttctcaatttcttcatGCCCAGTAACTCTCCTATTGCTTTCATTCATCACTTCTTTAATAAGATTCATTTTTTCCTTTGGTTGGCACAAGCatggaaatattttgtatttctaTCTCCAAGCTTATACCAATTTGTCTTTGCCCTCTGTCGCCACCTCAAATCTTCTTTATCCAACAACAGGTTCAATTCTTCCTTCACTCTTCTTATCTCAAGTGCATTACTACTATTTTCATCCTCTTGTAGCCTCTACAGTAGTCTTGATTTTTTCTcactttcattttttccttcattaCTTAGCTTTTTGCTCCACTTCTGAAAAACTGCTTTACTATTATCCAGTAACTTCACCACCTTGTTTGAGGGATTCCTCCCCACGACTTCCTTCTTTCTTGCTGTCTTTAAAACCAGTTCACAATCATCTTCTAAAGCCCAACTTGCCTCATACTTAAATGATATCCTCTTAACCCCTTCAGCTTCTTTTGCTTCTGTAAGTGAACTAACAAAGATTTATGGTCAAAAGAGCTAACCACCAAAACTTCAACCCATGACTCCTTATACACCTCTCTCCATACAGGATTTGCAATAGCCCTATCTAACCTTTGCTTGGTAAATGATTCATCACCATGCAGATTGCACCATGTGAATTTGTCAACCTTCCAACCCAAGTCATAAAGGTTCCCAACATTGAGAGCCTCCCTAAATAAAGTCATCTGACTCTCAGGTCTAACTCTTCTCCCTTCTTTTTCACTGTTAACaaggatttcattgaaatcccccACAACGCAGCTCCCAACCTGAGTTTGTGGTTTAAAAGATTTCAACAAGTTCCATGATTCCTTCCTTTTAGTTGTTTCAAGCAACCATAGTAACAAGTTAGCAACCATCGTTTGTCAACCCCTTCATCCCAAATCCGAGCATTAATATGCCTTTGAGAATAATTCACAATTTCTATTCCCACattaatattccaaaataatgcAAAACCACCCTTTTTTCCCACTGGGTCCACAGTAAAACAGCCCTCACAATCGAACCTCTTCTTTAGACACTCAATCCTTTTACTTCTAATCTTGGATTCCATGATGAAAACCAAGCTGGGTTTATTTTTCTCTGCCATAATGCAGAGATCTTGAACTGTTTGAGGATTCTCCAATCCTTGGCAGTTCCAActtgattttcataatgcaTGGCGGGGTTGAAACTCAGCTTCCGCCACTTCAACCACACTGTCTTCTCCCTCTGCACCACTACTTgatttccctttttctctttttttcccaCTTTCCTTTCCTTCTAAGACAGATTCGTCATTCCTctttttatttacaataataactGCTGAATAATCCTTCTTTCCTTGCTTTTCTCTTCCATGTTCCTTTTTTTATGGTTTGCTCAGCTCTCTTCCAACTCTTATTCTGAACTGTATCCTCAATAGAACTTGGCTCTCTCTCCCTATTTTCAATGCTCATACCACTTGCTTGAAAAACTCACTACTCTCTCAGCTCCACCTCAAACAGTTCTATCATATCTTTCTTTACATGATTTTGCCCTATCCTTGCATTCATATTCACCTCCTCTTTATTAGTAGTAGGAATAAACTCCCCTTCCCTCACATTATTAGAGCTTTCTGAAATATCATCTTTTCTCTCTTACTCACCTCTCAGTTTTTCCCCCTtgcctccatctccatctctaaCCCCCTCttcatctttattttctctactTTCCTGACCTTGAGACTGCCTAGTATCTTCCCTCCTCCAATTCTTTAACCCCCCTCTTCCCTTCTGAAAAAATTACTAGAATTCTTAACCCTTTGAAACTGAGTAGCCCTCAGCCATGCACCATATTGCACTTCCTTGTTTTCTGAATCTTCCAATACGCTACAACATCCATTTGTCCAGTGAACAATGCATCCACAGGAAAAACAGATGCGTGGCATTTTCTCATAGCTAAAAGGGACCCAGACACTCTCTCCCTTTACCTCCAGAGTACGATCTCTTGCCAAAGGCTGAGTCAAGTTCATATAAACCCGAACCCTCAGATAACTCCCCCATCCATAACCATCATCCTGAACATCCACTTCCTCAACCTTACCAACAGTACTACCAATCTGTACTCCTCTTTCTTTTGTCATGCATGATAAAGGCAGGTTATGCATTCTGATCCAGAAGCTTTCATGGTCAAAACTTATGCGATGCAGAGGAATATGAGCCTCAAACTCCCTCAATGCTAACATATTGTTATCAAAGAGCCAGGGCCTTCCTGCCCAAACTCTTAGCTTATCCTCTTGGTTTTCAAAAACTAGGACAAAGATGTTCATACTAACCTTCATGAACTTAGCTGCCTTGTTGATTCTCCATATCTTCGCCATTGTTGCCTCCAATGCCTCCCTGCTAATGGTTCTGGACGAAACCATTCTTCCCACTAAGCTTCTTTGCTCCTTGTACCTCAATTCCTCAGAGACATTATCTTCTATTATAATATCAGAGACCTCCTCTTCCAGTAGCCTTAGTTTCTTCCATTTATCTTCCAAAACCTCCATTGCTCACCCACTCCCCTTCTCAGAGACCACCTTCCGAGCACCTTAGATCCCTTCCGTCGAGAACCTTCTCCGCAGATACACTCGCAGACACCTAAAACCACCGTACTCACACACCTTCTGTCCCCGCACGATTATTCTTTACCACTCCACGCCACCCTGACTTCCACTACTTCCGTTATAATTGTTTCCACGTCCCACTTACTCTGCTCCATCcttttctagagagagaaaaaggaggaGAATCGATGCTAGAAACCTACTGTTTTTGCAAAAccaatacttaaaaaatgagaaactcGATATAGATTTTGCAATTAGCTCATAAAAAACTATTATGTAAATTTAACTTCTTAAATTACTGAAATATCAGTGTTTATCAATTCAATTCCCAGAGGTGCAGTACTAACCAGCATAGgtcacttgtaaaaaaaaaaacaagtataggtcacttaccaaaaaaaaaaaaagcataagtCATATTTTTCAACTGGAATTGTACGAAAAGAAAATGGTTTAAGAAGATGTTATCCGGAAGAATTGTTGATCAAAGAATTGGCCGATCCCACACGACAGTCTCGCACGCACGGACCGCCTGGCGCCTGGTTCTCTCTTTGTAGAAGAGGAACTGAAGAGCACGTTTGTCGAGGCGATTCTTCGAAAACACGACACGAGAGCTTTTTTATTTCTAGCGACTGATGATAATGTTGGCCGGTGGTTCTCGTATCTCCTACCACTTACGAGAGTGCGACCACTGCTTCTtcggtttaggtttagggttttacaGCACCAGAATCATTCAGCTCTCCTTTGCCTCGCCTccaaactcttcttcttctacccCCATTACCCCTGCCACTCATCACCTCCCGCGTCGATCGAAAAGCACTTCATCTCCTTCTTGTCATCGCATCCAATCCAAGTCCCCTGGCGAATTTCCTACACTTTCCAGTTGCTTTAGGTTCGTTTCTGTTCTATCGCGCGTCTTGTTGATATTTTCTTGTATTCTGCTTGGTTGTAAGTAATTTTTGTTTGGTGCGTTTGCGaagcatgaaaatgaaatgccGGCTTAGTTATACATACCATTGATCTTGATGCCGGCCTGGAAAGTAAATTTTTATATGCCGGATTTCTTATCAGAAGTTATACCATTCCATTGCTTTCTGATTGTTTTAGGTGCTGTTctattgatttttgttgtatttattatgaaaattcGAAATTTCATGGAATAATATAGAATCCTGCACTCTGCGATGGTTTCTGGTTCTGTTTTCCTTTCTTACGTTTCAAATTCGTTCAAATCTTGATGAGCCTCATGTTCGGCTTCTGAGAAAGATGTGTTGAAggacatttaattaaataagattcGTTAGAGTGTGTCCACAATACTGCTCCCTGCGACCGCTCTAAAAGGGGCTTGTGGTGTGCAATATCAAATGACGTACAAAACTACAAAACTAAGCATGTCTATCTAACGTCAATTAGTTTTAGGTGGATTGACAGCACATTGTTCGACAAGATTCATACCCTAGGTGGTCTATATGTGGTTGGCCCTTATGAAAGATGAAATGTGGCCTTCAATGCCAAAGCTTTTGGAAGTCATAAGGGGTAGTGTATAGATATATGTGGTAccctatatgataaggataagggtaggtggtatatgagatcctacattgcttgggaaggagaagtttttgctctttataaggttccaatgtggctcaaattgtatcattgactagtccttttggagtataggcaaTGTGGTTTTGGTCTTTCATTGGGGCGTtataaatggtatcagagtctatctCAACCataaatgtgggacttgagtcgtGCCACTTACAACGAATAGGCCCAACGAGGATGTCGGGAATTGAAgggggggagattgtgatatctcatatgataaggttaatggtaggtggtatatgagatcctacattgattgggaatgagaagttcttgctctttataaggttcctaTGGGGCtcaaattgtatcattgactagtctttttagagtataagcCATATGATTTGGGcattccattggggcattacaataTATGAAGAAATTACATCAGAATgtcgaagaaaaaaaatacttgagatTGAATTAATGCAAGAAACTTGAggtttttaagttaaaattttattaatgaagaaaaaatggTGTGGCCCGAGTACATGGGATGTATTCacttgtaacacccccttcctgTAGGTTAGGAGCGTTACATACTTTTGAAACTTCTCTTGGTAAAGAGACCCAACATAATAAAAATACCTACTTTATCGAAAATAAattcctaaaagaaaataacaaaaatttagTCTCATagcaagaaaatttaaaactgaTCTTTCAATGAAAAGGAAAGACACTTATTAACTAAGTCTGAAAATCCCGACAAATAATAGATGCCTGGTCGTCACCTCATCAACACTATCTTCTCTACCTGgacattttaaaaacataaaaaaaagggaGTCAAATACTCAGCAAGTAGTAcatcatacaataaacataataaacataggTTTTTTTTGAAAAGCGTGCATACTAAATACTTATATACTAACATAAACATGTAACATGTACTATGCATAACTCATTAAACttgtattttcctttctttaatgGCTAGCACACCTTAATCCCCATGTGCATGGTTGTGCAACGATTCCACTGCCTATGCCACAAGGGGAACTGCTTAACTTATCATAACATACTttggtggaccacgcttaggTCCGCGGCTGGCACACCCACCCATAATAGGATTGTTACAGTATCTCTTATGGCCATTCTTAAAGCTTCTTTCATAACttgtcttttatctttcttaGCATGTAGAACACGTAATGACGTAGCCTATCGTAATCATAATTGAAACATAATATGATGCATGtaaaacatataataacattACATTGAAACTcactttcatcattttataactGGGTACATAAAAAGGAGCTTTCAATAAAGAGCTGTACataaataatacttaaaaaaatagtttaccAAACATATAAGGGTATGATAATGCTACTTACCTCTTTGCTTCTATTGATAACAAACGCGTCAATAATCACCTACTTGGGGTTGCTGGAAAAGGGTTGGATTTGATAGGGTGAGGCTGGTTCTTTTTTCAACCTTCTGAAATTGCAGCAGTTTTCTAGGGTTAGCGATTGGTTTTCTTGAAGAGCATCACACGGGATTGCTATAAAAACTTTCCAGACTCACAGCAGCCTCTGTCTTTTCTAGATTTCAGGCCATACAGTCCTTTTAATGGACCTGAAAAACCTAATAATAGGGCTATACGAATTTAACTCAGTTTGTTTTGAAAAGGGGTTCTAGGAATCCTAATGACTTGGAGTTCTGGGGTAAATATGTTGCTATTCTTTGGATCCATTTAGGAGTCATAAATGGGGATGGTTTCCAATTATCATGAATTTAACAGCCAAAAATCAAATGGGCTTTGGCTAGAAAATACTTGGGCTTATCCATCCATAAATGGGCTGAATCTACTCAATTTTGAATCTAGGttcataatttcatatccaATCCTATCTCCTCAATACTAGATCCTCAAATAATAAAGCCTGAAAAAACTTGGCCCATGTTCCAAACTTGTAAAGCCTAAAACAATTTGGGTTTGGATGTTacaaacaccccccccccctttaAAATCCCGTCCTCAGAATTTGCTAGCACCTCAAGTGTACTTATATGCATACTCATCCTTCATCTTATCTCCGCATCTAATTGGAATTTGCTAGTACCCCTATCTCTTGGCGTGTTAGTGCTATTCCTAGCATTCGATGCTATTCTAATTACCAAGcaagcaaataaaataattctaccACACTATTGACCAAGCCAAGACATATCCTAGGTAATCCTACTccttaaaaaaattcttctctttaaaacttaaaaaatcattttttaaaaaaaaaatgttttaatctaaaaaaaaaacattgcttATCTTTTCAAAATGTCGGCGGAATTTCTCGACCTGGGCTCTGATACTTAATTGTAACGCCCTAAGGAAAGGGAGGCCCAAGTCACATTTggacttatactccaaaaggattgGTCAATGATTCCAAAAGggttggaatcattataaagagcaagaacttctcatttccaagcaatatgggatctcatacaTTACTTACCCTTATCACTTTTTAGTcagtatggggtatcacatcaAGAGACATGCGTAATAAGAGAATGAAGAAAGAGCAAAAAATGTCCAGAAAACTAGAGAACAAACGACCACAAAATGAGTACACAActaatgataaaagaaaactatCCTCAATATCAACCATTGTCTTTTCCTTATCCTCAAAGCTTCAATTGTTTttctattcttatgatcaataaaaaaaattgtttctttctttccaaataCAGCAAATTAAGCAACTCGTGATCATCTTCCACATGGTTTCTCTCTGTAAGCAATCAAACTTCCATTTTACACAAGCCAATGTTTCCACCACAGAGTGAATCATGACCCAATCTAGGCCAAACAACCCAAAAATGGCATTCAAAGAGTGATatccacctcacaatgcaaaaataaatattcattcgTTTCATTGCTTCTTCTACCCATGCAACATGAATCCATTAACGGGATTCGATCagagtattttataattatatgggtTTATTTtaattggcactgggtgtccaagaacaaagtcccaactaatccccaaggtgcacaggccctctgcaaggagttttccgcaagtgcagctcgggtaattcaaggggaagttcccccagtccgatggccctcagaaattgtttgcacccaagaggattcgaatcttagacctggagggagtATACCACCAAGACTaagacctttaccacttgagccaatctTCATAGTATCTTGATTGGAAATGTATATTCTACAATCAGCTCCACTTACTTGCCCTTTGAAAACTTGTAGGTGTTTAAACAGAATATTGCTTATTAAACCAGATATGTTTGGTGCCCTGCTTTCTTATCAGAACCATTTGTTTGGTTGATCTATGATTTCCACATAAATTGAACCATTCAATAGCAATTGAAAGAAGATATTGTTCATATTGGGACCCAAATAATTATGTCTTATTAAGTCGAAGTTTTAATGTATATGGAAAACATAATTTCCCTCTATACTTTAGCTGTAGAAATAGCTATGAATCAAACTAATTgttatttgaatgttgaaaagGTTCTAGTATGGAATCGTTACTACACCACCCATCAATGCATACATATGCTgcttttcatataatattttggtCAAGGATCTGATTTGCTTCTGTTCTTGCACAGCCAACAAGAAGAGGATCATGAGCTTCCATCCAAAGGATTGTCCCCCGTGTCAGGTTTCTTTCATCCTCGTTTATGTAGTTTCCCATAATTACCATCCATTTATATAACTGATGTTTctaatggaaaatgctagtccTCCCATTGGGAtcgttttttaatatttttttgtacttaatgattaaggaagtgttttttttaatgatgttgtgaatttattttcttaaaaaaatatttaaaaatgttagaaaatgcatttgaaaaaaaagccaaaaaaaaaaaaaaaaacccttacaTGAAATGCACTAGTGGGAGCCCCCATCGGGTGCTCCCAAcggtggctgtagagccacccGTTTTTAATTATGTGATATTCTAAATAGAAGAGCTTCTAGAGTATGTTTGCCGATCCATTTGTTAGGTTTCTTTCTAGGTGTTTCTCCTGTGCCTGGATAGTAGTTTGACGTTAGATGTACTTGGGAAATAAGAAATGTAGCtggatttattatatttagaatGCTAAGAAGGAGAATAGTACTTGTAAGATTATATGCCAAGGGCTTATTGTCTCAAAAGCTTCCCCTTTTTACAATCAAATGCCTTTGGATCATGAGGTTCTAAATCTAGAGTTACTGATAACTATCAACAAATATCATGGGATGTGAGCATGTGGGATTTGAATTACATTTCTTGATTATTCACGCTacttaggcccggtttggatacaaaagtcccctcaactcatatcaactcatctcatctaatcattacaactatcctaattttccacacaaaatataataaataattcaattttttcaaatctcaaaa encodes:
- the LOC121255137 gene encoding uncharacterized mitochondrial protein AtMg00310-like, with product MSVFKLPAKLCKDMNGLFSKFWWRKQHKDGGIQWKKWEYLGLQKGKGGLGFRDLESFNLALLTKQGWRLLKYPDSLAAMVFKEKYFGQSNLLEAKLGYQPSFIWRSIWSVRDLLHEGLKWRVGDGSKIQIWGSKWLPTPSSFSV
- the LOC121255138 gene encoding uncharacterized protein At4g02000-like; this translates as MEVLEDKWKKLRLLEEEVSDIIIEDNVSEELRYKEQRSLVGRMVSSRTISREALEATMAKIWRINKAAKFMKVSMNIFVLVFENQEDKLRVWAGRPWLFDNNMLALREFEAHIPLHRISFDHESFWIRMHNLPLSCMTKERGVQIGSTVGKVEEVDVQDDGYGWGSYLRVRVYMNLTQPLARDRTLEVKGESVWVPFSYEKMPRICFSCGCIVHWTNGCCSVLEDSENKEVQYGAWLRATQFQRVKNSSNFFRREEGG